In Rattus rattus isolate New Zealand chromosome 9, Rrattus_CSIRO_v1, whole genome shotgun sequence, a genomic segment contains:
- the Slc25a10 gene encoding mitochondrial dicarboxylate carrier, which translates to MAEARTSRWYFGGLASCGAACCTHPLDLLKVHLQTQQEVKLRMTGMALQVVRTDGFLALYNGLSASLCRQMTYSLTRFAIYETMRDYMTKDSQGPLPFYSKVLLGGISGLTGGFVGTPADLVNVRMQNDMKLPLSQRRNYSHALDGLYRVAREEGLKKLFSGATMASSRGALVTVGQLSCYDQAKQLVLSTGYLSDNIFTHFLSSFIAGGCATFLCQPLDVLKTRLMNSKGEYQGVFHCAVETAKLGPQAFFKGLVPAGVRLVPHTVLTFMFLEQLRKHFGIKVAT; encoded by the exons ATGGCTGAGGCACGCACGTCTCGCTGGTACTTTGGGGGGCTGGCTTCCTGCGGAGCTGCCTGCTGCACGCACCCGCTAGACCTGCTCAAG GTGCATCTGCAGACCCAACAGGAGGTGAAGCTTCGCATGACTGGAATGGCACTGCAGGTGGTGCGAACCGACGGCTTCCTGGCGCTCTACAATGGCCTGAGTGCCTCGCTGTGCAGGCAG ATGACCTACTCCCTGACCCGGTTCGCTATCTACGAGACCATGCGGGACTACATGaccaaggacagccaggggccTCTCCCCTTCTACAGCAAGGTGTTGCTGGGCGGCATCAGTG GTTTAACTGGAGGCTTCGTGGGGACCCCAGCAGATTTGGTCAATGTCAG GATGCAGAACGACATGAAGCTGCCCCTGAGCCAGCGCCGCAA CTACTCTCACGCCCTGGATGGTCTGTACCGTGTAGCCCGTGAAG AAGGCCTGAAGAAGCTCTTCTCTGGAGCCACCATGGCATCCAGCCGTGGGGCCCTCGTCACTGTGGGCCAG CTGTCCTGCTacgaccaggccaagcagctGGTTCTCAGTACTGGGTACCTGAGTGACAACATTTTCACCCACTTCCTCTCCAGTTTCATTGCG GGCGGATGTGCCACATTTCTCTGCCAGCCCTTGGACGTGCTGAAGACTCGCTTGATGAACTCCAAGGGCGAGTATCAG GGTGTTTTCCACTGTGCCGTGGAGACAGCAAAGCTTGGACCACAGGCCTTTTTCAAG GGTCTTGTTCCTGCGGGCGTCCGTCTCGTCCCCCACACCGTGCTTACTTTCATGTTCCTGGAGCAGCTACGGAAGCACTTCGGTATCAAAGTGGCAACCTGA